A single window of Granulicella sibirica DNA harbors:
- a CDS encoding GMC oxidoreductase encodes MIRDLEVSQPDPSEVADVCIVGAGAAGIVIAVELIRQGKRVVLLEGGGADVEERSQETYRSEVVGNIHRGVHTGRFRAKGGTTTRWGGQILEFEYLDFIQRPWIAESGWPFSKDELRPYYERALELEGLGGVIRKDESVWRKIGVEPPSFDGLHSYFSRWCPEPSFARLHRAVLEENASLVVWLHANAVEMIFHADRMIGVRCRTLTGVEATFRASRFVFCLGAIESSRFFLQPSAAGFPWNRSGLLGRHFQDHIDVNAAEIEPIDSEGFHRIFDNIFREGFKYHPKLRLSSSIQQERRTLNVAATMSFISNADEALGRLKETAKKILRGRVREVAFADVVFVVKNLPLLVRQTLRYAIQNRAYNPSDAAITLRVHCEQQPDSTSSITLSDERDALGLYRTRLDWQISDKELAAIREYVLIAQCSLAGIARVIPDPDLVAGKPEFRAKCDDSNHHMGGMRMAVDPEDGVVDPNLRLHGTANIYVCSGAVFPTSSFSNPTHTVLALAVRLADHLAGDLG; translated from the coding sequence TTGATCCGCGACCTCGAAGTCTCTCAACCCGATCCGAGCGAGGTCGCGGATGTCTGCATCGTGGGCGCAGGGGCGGCGGGAATCGTAATCGCGGTCGAGTTGATCAGGCAAGGGAAGCGAGTGGTACTTCTCGAAGGCGGAGGCGCGGATGTCGAGGAGCGGTCCCAGGAAACCTACCGCAGCGAGGTCGTCGGCAACATCCATCGCGGTGTTCATACCGGACGCTTCCGTGCAAAGGGCGGAACGACCACACGTTGGGGAGGCCAGATCCTCGAGTTCGAGTACCTCGACTTCATCCAACGGCCCTGGATCGCGGAGAGCGGATGGCCGTTTTCCAAAGACGAACTGCGCCCGTACTACGAGCGAGCGCTTGAGCTTGAGGGCCTTGGCGGCGTCATTCGCAAAGACGAATCCGTCTGGCGCAAGATTGGTGTCGAGCCACCTTCGTTCGACGGACTCCACAGCTACTTTTCCCGATGGTGCCCTGAACCGTCCTTCGCCCGTCTTCACCGTGCCGTACTCGAGGAAAACGCCAGCCTCGTCGTGTGGCTCCATGCGAATGCTGTCGAGATGATCTTCCACGCGGATCGCATGATCGGGGTTAGGTGCCGAACGCTCACAGGTGTCGAAGCCACCTTCCGAGCCTCTCGCTTCGTGTTCTGTCTCGGTGCCATTGAAAGTTCACGTTTTTTTCTGCAACCAAGCGCGGCAGGATTTCCCTGGAACCGCTCAGGTCTCCTGGGGAGACATTTTCAAGACCACATCGACGTAAACGCTGCAGAGATAGAGCCAATTGATTCCGAGGGATTTCATCGAATCTTCGACAACATTTTCCGCGAAGGATTCAAGTACCACCCGAAGCTTCGGCTTTCTTCCTCGATCCAGCAAGAGAGGCGCACGCTGAACGTTGCCGCGACCATGTCCTTCATCTCGAACGCCGACGAAGCGCTCGGCAGGCTCAAGGAGACCGCCAAGAAGATACTGCGAGGCCGCGTGCGCGAGGTGGCCTTCGCGGATGTTGTCTTCGTCGTGAAGAATCTCCCGCTTCTCGTGCGACAAACGCTGCGATATGCCATTCAAAACCGCGCCTACAACCCGTCGGACGCAGCTATCACATTGCGCGTCCACTGCGAGCAGCAGCCTGACTCTACAAGCAGCATCACGCTTTCGGACGAAAGAGACGCCCTCGGCCTCTACCGCACGAGGCTCGATTGGCAGATTTCAGACAAGGAATTGGCAGCAATCCGCGAGTATGTGCTCATTGCACAATGCTCTCTGGCCGGGATTGCGAGGGTCATTCCGGACCCCGATCTTGTCGCGGGCAAGCCGGAGTTTCGAGCAAAATGCGATGACAGCAACCACCACATGGGCGGCATGCGCATGGCGGTCGATCCCGAGGACGGCGTAGTCGATCCCAACCTAAGGCTCCACGGCACTGCGAATATCTACGTCTGCTCGGGAGCCGTCTTTCCAACTTCGAGCTTTTCAAATCCCACTCACACCGTCCTCGCTCTCGCCGTTCGTTTGGCGGACCATCTTGCAGGCGATCTAGGCTAA
- a CDS encoding CgeB family protein, whose amino-acid sequence MKILYAGSISPNDSALYRLWALERLGHTVIGFDSLEYAPRNPFLAKVMHRLAAGPQVERLNRDLLRLTMQEKPDVVWTDKLLWLKASTLKRWRALGIVSVNYMIDNPFGTRRDPGWRLYMKNIPFFDLHVVQRDRNIAEYHARGARDVMKIQTAYEPTMHFPPPPGWSDADRDRGVSFIGTPYDDRAQFLTRLWKEFGFHVTVSGGLVWKPALGLEATTAIYRGNGELFRDEYREGIWRSQINLSFITHSNQDEFVHKSFEIAGCGGFLLAERSDGHQQRFEEDVEAVFFSSIEECVEKIRRYLPDEAARARIAAAGLARAERDGYHNDRQVGLIVDRVASILESVRRGKA is encoded by the coding sequence ATGAAGATCCTCTACGCCGGAAGCATCTCTCCAAACGACTCGGCTCTGTACCGTCTATGGGCGCTTGAACGCCTCGGCCACACTGTCATCGGCTTCGACTCGCTCGAGTACGCGCCTCGCAACCCCTTCCTCGCGAAGGTGATGCACCGCCTCGCAGCCGGACCTCAGGTCGAGCGCCTCAACCGCGACCTTCTGCGCCTGACCATGCAGGAGAAGCCCGACGTGGTCTGGACCGACAAGCTTCTCTGGCTCAAGGCCTCGACCCTCAAGCGCTGGCGAGCGCTGGGGATCGTGAGCGTTAATTACATGATCGACAATCCCTTTGGCACCCGCCGCGATCCAGGCTGGCGCCTGTATATGAAGAATATCCCCTTCTTCGACCTGCACGTTGTCCAGCGCGACCGCAACATCGCCGAATATCACGCGCGGGGCGCCCGCGACGTCATGAAGATCCAGACCGCGTATGAGCCCACGATGCACTTCCCGCCACCGCCCGGTTGGTCCGACGCCGACCGCGATCGTGGTGTCTCCTTCATCGGCACACCGTACGACGATCGCGCCCAGTTTCTCACGCGTCTTTGGAAGGAGTTCGGCTTCCACGTCACTGTGTCGGGCGGTCTCGTTTGGAAGCCTGCACTCGGCCTGGAAGCGACAACGGCGATCTATCGCGGGAACGGTGAGCTCTTTCGCGACGAATATCGCGAGGGAATCTGGCGCTCGCAGATCAACCTCAGTTTCATTACCCACTCGAACCAGGACGAGTTCGTCCACAAGAGCTTCGAGATCGCGGGATGCGGAGGATTTCTTCTTGCCGAGCGCTCCGATGGCCATCAGCAGAGGTTCGAAGAAGACGTCGAGGCAGTCTTCTTCTCCTCGATAGAAGAGTGCGTCGAAAAGATCCGCAGATATCTGCCCGACGAGGCAGCAAGGGCGAGGATCGCGGCGGCCGGACTCGCTCGTGCCGAACGCGACGGGTACCACAACGATCGCCAGGTCGGCCTGATCGTGGATCGTGTCGCCTCGATCCTGGAGTCTGTTCGCAGAGGCAAAGCTTGA
- a CDS encoding magnesium transporter MgtE N-terminal domain-containing protein gives MTKHANERTSVSALMGAKVNGPDGRAFGSVREFAVSPSDDAAHVFGFILRLATGKKNGQPSLIRVSDLVQGGDGLQLRASAEMQEMADAEAYLLLERDLLDQQIIDVNGHKVVRVNDVDLIWEACLDGTDRLSLRIAEVEVGVRGAIRRLLKGLPHGTIDNLSCRIPASVIPWDFVDLIDRDPSRRVKLKIEQNRLSKMHPSDIADILEELGPAERHALFTSLDEEVAAEALEEVDPKMQKALIEDLDSEQVAGIVEEMDPGAAADFLSELSDERSEAILEEMDPEERHEVEELLEFSGDSAAGRMTTDYVSLPEVATVSDAVNALRDFEGDIEVITDIILLDDDQKIRGLIPVVRLLFAEPGAALSALPQGHIVSCRLDANGKKVAELFDKYNLRSLPVVDDDKRLAGVIHAEQVIANLRHKH, from the coding sequence ATGACGAAGCACGCGAACGAGAGAACGAGCGTATCGGCACTGATGGGCGCCAAGGTCAATGGCCCTGATGGGCGCGCATTCGGCTCGGTGCGTGAGTTCGCCGTCAGCCCCTCGGACGACGCGGCGCACGTCTTCGGTTTTATCCTGCGGCTCGCGACCGGAAAGAAGAATGGGCAACCGTCGCTGATACGCGTGTCTGATCTCGTTCAGGGCGGTGACGGTCTTCAACTCCGGGCATCTGCCGAGATGCAGGAGATGGCAGATGCTGAGGCATATCTTCTGCTGGAACGTGACCTGCTCGACCAGCAAATCATTGATGTTAACGGGCACAAAGTCGTGCGAGTAAACGATGTCGACCTCATCTGGGAGGCATGTCTTGACGGGACAGACAGACTTTCGCTTCGCATCGCCGAGGTTGAAGTGGGAGTTCGTGGGGCAATACGGCGTCTGCTCAAAGGTCTGCCGCACGGCACTATCGACAACTTATCCTGCCGCATTCCAGCGAGTGTTATCCCGTGGGACTTCGTCGACCTGATCGACCGCGACCCGTCGCGCCGGGTGAAGTTGAAGATCGAACAGAACCGACTCTCGAAGATGCACCCATCCGACATCGCGGACATCCTGGAGGAACTTGGGCCGGCAGAACGCCACGCGCTCTTTACCAGTCTCGACGAAGAGGTCGCTGCCGAGGCGCTTGAAGAAGTCGACCCCAAGATGCAGAAGGCTCTCATCGAAGATCTCGACTCCGAGCAGGTCGCCGGGATCGTCGAAGAGATGGACCCCGGTGCTGCCGCCGATTTCCTGTCCGAGCTGTCCGACGAACGCTCCGAGGCGATCCTCGAAGAGATGGATCCCGAGGAGCGGCATGAGGTCGAAGAGCTTCTCGAGTTCTCGGGAGACTCCGCAGCCGGCCGCATGACGACCGACTACGTTTCACTGCCCGAGGTTGCGACCGTGTCGGATGCCGTGAACGCTCTGCGCGACTTCGAAGGCGATATTGAAGTGATCACCGATATCATCCTGCTGGACGACGATCAGAAGATTCGCGGTTTAATCCCAGTCGTCCGCCTCCTCTTTGCGGAACCCGGGGCGGCGCTATCGGCTCTCCCGCAGGGGCACATTGTGAGCTGCCGCCTCGACGCGAATGGGAAGAAAGTCGCCGAGCTGTTCGACAAGTACAACCTCCGCTCGCTGCCTGTGGTCGACGACGACAAGCGTCTTGCGGGGGTCATTCACGCTGAGCAGGTCATCGCCAACCTCAGGCACAAGCATTAG
- a CDS encoding M13 family metallopeptidase: MPDVGSVLATREDVKADTFEKRSGQITRLIPAGPERVIYDANTRSLQMKGLAAVAAVFLFSGVPFARAQTAPAPRPLQQMPFSPVLDINDMDRTVDPCTDFYKYSCGGWMKNNPIPADQANWSVYAKLTDENAQFLWGILEDAAKATNRTPIQQKIGDAFAACMDTSAIDKRGLDPLRPELAMIDALRDRAAVAASISTLSHDAVGSFFFNSGSTQDPANANDVITAVASGGLGLPDRDYYLKADPKSVETRAKYVAYVTKLFALAGETDAKAASDAADVMRIETALATASLTLVDKRDPYKQFHKMTVAELTKINPSVDWPAFFAKRGLAGIATVNVTEPEFQKALDAELKNEALEALKSYLRFHLLTGAAPALASSFETENFGFYRGYLRGAQQQPPRWKRCVRFVDSSLGEALGQEFVRRTFAADTKQKTLVMTQQIEAVMQDEIEHLDWMSPATKKEALRKLHAIRNKIGYPDTWRDYTKLTITPGDFFGDTERAQQFEDSRDWAKVGKPVDRNEWGMTPPTVNAYFNPQMNDINFPSGVLQPPLYDPKADDAPNYGDTGGTIGHELTHAFDDEGRQFNAEGDLKDWWTKEDAQGFEDRINCLRDQFATYVVVDDIHINSKLTSGEDVADLGGTLIAYIAWKHQVEGKNLKPIDGFTPDQRFFIGYAQWACENTREAAERLQAATDPHSPGFARVNGIVTNLPQFAPAFGCKVGQPMVKSKVCKVW, encoded by the coding sequence ATGCCCGATGTTGGCAGTGTGCTTGCCACGCGGGAAGATGTCAAGGCGGATACCTTCGAGAAGCGAAGCGGGCAGATCACGCGCCTCATTCCGGCGGGGCCGGAGCGAGTGATTTACGATGCCAACACGAGGTCTTTGCAGATGAAGGGTTTGGCAGCAGTCGCGGCGGTTTTTCTTTTTTCCGGAGTGCCTTTCGCAAGAGCGCAGACCGCTCCTGCTCCGAGGCCGCTGCAGCAGATGCCGTTCTCGCCGGTACTCGACATCAACGACATGGATCGCACCGTTGATCCGTGCACCGACTTCTACAAATACTCCTGCGGCGGATGGATGAAGAACAATCCCATCCCGGCAGACCAGGCGAACTGGAGCGTCTACGCCAAGCTCACTGACGAGAATGCGCAGTTCCTTTGGGGAATCCTAGAGGACGCAGCGAAGGCAACGAACCGCACGCCCATTCAGCAGAAGATCGGCGACGCTTTTGCCGCTTGCATGGATACGTCAGCGATCGATAAGCGCGGCCTCGACCCGCTCCGTCCCGAACTGGCGATGATCGATGCCCTGAGAGATCGGGCTGCAGTAGCTGCGTCGATCAGCACCCTCTCGCATGACGCCGTCGGCTCCTTCTTCTTTAACTCGGGATCAACCCAGGACCCCGCGAACGCCAATGACGTTATTACAGCCGTCGCCTCTGGAGGCCTCGGCCTTCCCGACCGCGACTACTACCTCAAGGCCGACCCGAAGAGTGTCGAGACGCGCGCGAAGTATGTGGCTTATGTGACAAAGCTCTTCGCCCTCGCCGGCGAGACCGATGCAAAGGCAGCGAGTGATGCCGCCGACGTCATGCGCATCGAGACCGCCCTCGCCACCGCTTCGCTCACGCTTGTCGACAAGCGCGACCCCTACAAGCAGTTCCACAAGATGACGGTGGCCGAGCTTACGAAGATCAACCCGTCGGTTGACTGGCCAGCTTTCTTCGCCAAGCGCGGTCTCGCTGGAATCGCGACAGTCAATGTCACGGAGCCGGAGTTTCAGAAGGCGCTCGACGCTGAACTGAAGAACGAAGCGCTCGAAGCCTTGAAGTCTTACTTGAGGTTTCACCTTCTGACTGGCGCGGCACCTGCACTCGCCAGCTCATTCGAGACCGAGAACTTCGGCTTCTACCGCGGCTACCTTCGTGGCGCGCAGCAACAGCCGCCACGCTGGAAGCGCTGTGTTCGCTTTGTCGACAGCTCCCTTGGCGAGGCCCTCGGGCAGGAGTTTGTGCGCCGCACCTTCGCCGCGGACACGAAGCAGAAGACGCTCGTCATGACCCAGCAGATTGAAGCCGTCATGCAGGACGAGATCGAGCATCTGGACTGGATGAGCCCGGCGACAAAGAAGGAAGCCCTCCGCAAGCTTCACGCCATCCGCAATAAGATCGGCTACCCAGACACCTGGCGCGACTACACCAAACTCACGATCACCCCAGGCGACTTCTTCGGCGACACAGAACGCGCCCAGCAGTTCGAGGACTCGCGCGACTGGGCCAAGGTGGGCAAGCCCGTCGACCGAAACGAGTGGGGCATGACGCCGCCAACCGTGAACGCCTACTTCAACCCCCAGATGAACGACATCAACTTCCCGTCCGGCGTCCTTCAGCCACCTCTCTACGATCCGAAGGCCGACGACGCCCCGAATTACGGCGACACCGGTGGCACCATCGGCCACGAACTCACCCACGCCTTCGACGACGAAGGCCGCCAATTTAACGCCGAGGGCGACCTCAAGGACTGGTGGACCAAAGAGGACGCGCAAGGCTTCGAAGACCGCATCAACTGCCTCCGCGACCAGTTCGCTACCTATGTCGTCGTCGATGACATCCACATCAACAGCAAGCTGACAAGCGGTGAGGACGTAGCCGATCTCGGCGGAACACTCATCGCTTATATCGCCTGGAAGCACCAGGTCGAAGGCAAGAACCTCAAGCCCATCGATGGCTTTACCCCGGATCAGCGATTCTTCATCGGCTACGCCCAATGGGCCTGTGAGAACACACGCGAAGCGGCCGAGCGCCTCCAGGCCGCAACTGATCCGCACTCTCCCGGGTTTGCCCGTGTGAACGGCATCGTAACGAACCTGCCGCAGTTCGCCCCCGCATTTGGGTGCAAGGTCGGACAGCCGATGGTGAAGTCCAAAGTCTGCAAGGTTTGGTAA
- a CDS encoding ATP-binding protein has product MADHTTSRVSYTLDSSLASVNKVEQTAEEFAERAGFDEDTVPNIAMAVREAAVNAVLHGNAYDPEKHITASFESTPDSLIIRISDQGSGLNPDTLPDPLAPENILRGSGRGIFLIRAFMDEVNFRQLHPGTELTLIKHRTPAQSGT; this is encoded by the coding sequence TTGGCCGACCATACAACAAGCCGCGTCAGTTACACGCTGGATTCGTCACTCGCCAGCGTCAACAAAGTAGAGCAGACGGCCGAGGAATTTGCCGAACGCGCAGGCTTCGACGAAGATACCGTGCCGAATATTGCGATGGCCGTTCGTGAGGCCGCTGTCAACGCCGTGCTGCATGGAAACGCGTACGATCCAGAGAAGCACATTACCGCTTCGTTCGAATCGACCCCGGATTCGCTTATTATCCGCATCAGCGATCAGGGCTCGGGGCTGAATCCAGACACGCTTCCTGACCCTCTGGCCCCCGAAAACATCCTCCGTGGCTCCGGCCGTGGCATCTTTCTCATTCGCGCTTTCATGGATGAGGTAAACTTTCGCCAGCTACACCCAGGTACTGAACTGACTTTGATCAAGCACCGCACCCCCGCGCAGTCGGGAACCTAA
- a CDS encoding STAS domain-containing protein, whose product MSMKVKTRQVDGVTILDLSGRITLGEGSVTLRDAVRDVLAKGSNKILLNLGDISYIDSSGIGELVSAFTTVKNAGGELKLLNLTKKVHDLLQITKLYTVFDVKDDEASAISAFTK is encoded by the coding sequence ATGAGCATGAAAGTAAAGACCCGTCAGGTTGACGGCGTCACCATTCTCGATCTCAGCGGCCGGATCACACTCGGCGAAGGCAGTGTCACGCTACGCGACGCAGTTCGCGATGTGCTTGCCAAAGGATCGAACAAGATTCTGCTGAACCTGGGCGATATCAGCTATATCGATAGCTCAGGCATCGGTGAACTCGTCAGCGCGTTCACGACCGTGAAGAACGCCGGCGGCGAGCTGAAGCTTTTGAACCTGACCAAGAAGGTCCACGACCTTCTCCAGATCACGAAGCTCTACACCGTGTTTGACGTAAAGGACGACGAAGCCTCGGCGATCAGCGCCTTTACCAAGTAA